CGTCAGGAAACGCCCTGGCCGCCAGCCAGGCAAACCGCGCTTTTTGAAAACGCAGGAATGCTTTTTCTGTTTTTAGCAGACCATAAGTCTGTACCCAGTCTGTAACATGTTCCTGGGCTTCGTTGGCATAATGGTTTACTGCTGAAGGGAAGGGATACCTCATCACAGGTAATTGAATGGTTGTCATGTGATTTAAATTTAATAGTTAACTATTGAGGGTTATGGAAAAACAAGGCTGTTACCGGGAGCAGATCCAGGTAAACATGTGACAGGTGGACATACAGCGTCATCCCACCACGTGAAGCAGTAGAAACAGCTGGCTAGGTGCAGGTAATCTTAAATGATTGCGGTTAAAAATAAATTGGCATAGCGATCATTTAAATTAAACTTCCGTGGCATTGGTCCCGGTTTTCAGGTGCTGTAGTACCAATGGTAATGCCTGATGAAACCAGAAGGTAAATGACGCGGGCTCTCTTCTCATTAAATCAAGTATCCGGTCGGTCTTTAAAAAATGGTAATCACATACTTCAGAGGGATTGGGATATATATCACCGTTATAGGTACCCAGCAATACGTGGTCAAATTCGTGCTCTGTTAAACCATTATCAAATTCCGTTCTGTAGGTGAATGAAAAAATTTCATGAAGGGGACAATCAAAACCCAGCTCCTCGCCGAGACGGCGATGGGCGGCAGCTTCCGTAGTTTCATCCGGGTACGGATGACTACAGCAGGCATTTGTCCACAATCCGGGTGAATGGTATTTTTCCAACGCTCTGCGCTGTAACAATATTTCACCTGCATCATTGATGATAAATACGGAAAAAGCACGATGTAACAGTCCTTTTTCGTGGGCTTCCATCTTTTCCATCGTACCAATAGCTTCGTCCTGTTCGTTCACTAGTATAATGTCAGGTGATTTCATAGTTCCTCAAATAATTTTGCAGCCGGCAGCTGAAAACAGCAAGATAATAAAATATACTTTCCTGTACAGACAAATACCGGTTGAATGGTTAACGCTAATTCTTTAACGGTTATTAAGCTAATTTAATTTAAATTTTCCGGATTTTTGTACTCTTTAACACAACAAATATGGCGGAAGACCTGCACATTATCAAAGGAGATAAAGCAATACAATATCAATCACTTATCCCGCAAATAAAGGGTTTGCTGGACGGTGAACCCGATCTGGTGGCCAATATGGCCAATGTGGCGGCTGCATTAAAAGAGCAGTTTGGCTGGCTCTGGGTAGGGTTTTACATAGTGAAAGGAGAAGAACTGGTACTGGGGCCGTTTCAGGGGCCTGTAGCGTGTACCCGTATCCGTAAGGGCAGGGGTGTTTGTGGCACCAGCTGGGCCCAGGCTGCCACATTGATCGTGCCGGATGTAGCAACTTTTCCCGGTCATATCGCCTGCAGCAGTTTATCGCAATCTGAAATAGTAGTACCTCTCATTTATAACAGCGAAGTAAAAGCCATACTGGACGTGGATTCCGAGCACCTCGCTCATTTCGATGCTACTGATCAGCAGTATCTCGAGCAAATTGTGGCACTGATTGTGTTATAGAAAAGCGACTTTTATCATCGCTTTATTGAAAGATCTATATGTTTTTTTTCCGCAAACGCAATAAGAATGGAGAGTTGCCAGCTGAGCTATTATCATTTCTGCATACAGATATACACTCTCATTTACTGCCGGCCATCGACGATGGCGTGCGGGACACAGATACGTCGGTGAATTTCATCAGCCGGCTGCAGCATATGGGCGTCAGGAAAATAGTGACCACGCCACATATTATCATGGACCGGTATCCTAATTCAGCTGCTACCATGGCGCAGCCTTATGAGGCGGTTTCAGTGGCGTTACAGTCCAATAATATTTCAATACCATTTCACCATGCAGCAGAATATTATCTCGATGAACAATTTGTACCATTGCTGCAACAGCCGCTGTTAACCGTTTCGGGCAACAAAGTTCTTGTGGAGATATCTTTTGTTGCGGCGCCACCGCAGTTACACGGATGGCTGTTTGATATACAGGCCGCAGGCTACCAGCCGATTATGGCACACCCGGAAAGATATCCTTACTATCATGCAGATATAGATCAATACCGCCAGTTAAAGCAATTGGGCTGCCAGCTGCAGGTTAACCTGTTATCCCTCACAGGATATTATGGCAAGCAGGTGCAGCTGGCAGCAGAAAAGCTCCTTGCAGCAGGACTGATCGATTATGCCGGAACGGACCTTCACCACGAGCGGCACCTGCAGGCTATTGCCGGTATCGCATCTCAACACAAACTACGTAAAACACTGGAGGCATACCCTTTCTTGAATTATACCTTATAACCGGTACTAACGGATCAGCATCACCGTACCGGTTTGCTTACGTGCCTGTTGCTTACTATCGATATATGTGAGCACCCATACATAAGCGCCCGCAGGCAGCTGGCTTCCCCGGAAATCCCCGTTCCAGGCTCCTTCAGGGTTAGTGGTACTGAACACTGTTTGTCCCCAGCGGGTATATACTTCCAATCTGAATTCCCTGACATCATCATGCACTTTGGCGTGGAACAGATCGTTCTGCCCATCATTATTCGGCGTAAAAGCAGTGGGCACAAACACCGCACACTCACGTATATTGCGATTGATCACTGCACTCCCTTCAGCCGGACATTCATGTGCATCCTTTACACGAAAATGAAAAGAACCCGCATCGAGTCCACCCCAGCTACTGTCGGCCTGCCATCCATTGTTATCAAGACTAAACGCATAAGGAGGCGTTCCCCCTGCTATTTCAAGCCTGATCTTTCCGTCCATAGTAGATGAACAACTCACATCCTTTGTACGTACGCCTGTGATTTCCAATGGTGCGGGTTCTGTTATTGTGATATGATCGATTGGCTCCGCACAACCTTCTTCATCTTTTACCAATACACTATAATCACCCGGTGTTAGCTTAGTGAAAGAAGGCGTGTATACTGCATTTTTGCTGCCGTTGAAATAGTAGCGATAGGGAGCAGTTCCCCCATCGGTAGCCAGTTCGATGGTGTTGTTGTTTTGGCCATAGCAGGCAGAAGGCGTAACCGTTACCTTGCTTTTCACTTCCCAGGCGCCTACTGTGGCCTGTTTGGTGGCACTGGTACCATTAGGCAGTTTAACGGTAACCTCGTAATTACCGGCAGCCAGGCCGGTAATATGTTCCGTAGTTTCCCCTCCAGGGCTCCATTGCACCGTATAAGGCTGAGTGACGCCATTCACTGTTACGCTGGCTTCTCCCCTGCTTTCACCTTTACAGGTATTCTTCACGGTCACCGCCAGTTCGGGCGTTTCCAGCAACGCACCGGAGATATTATCAATCAGCAGCGCTGATCCATAAATGCTCTTGTCGCAGGGCTTCCACGGATCAGCCATGAACGTAATAAACTTATAGTCGCGGGTTGGTCTGAACACAAAAGAATAACGGGCCCAATTGGTGTGGTAAAAATCACCTGTGCTCCACAACCGCTCCGCCGTATCGCTGGGCGTGTTTCCCCCATATATCGTCATGCTGGCATAGCAGGCCAGGAAAGCATAAGTAGGCGCATACGCCAGGTCCATAGCAACGGTATAGGTTTTACCTGCTTTCAGCGGCACCTCCTGGCTGATAGATTCGAGCCAGTTAGGGCCGCTGTGCAGGCCAACATAGGTGGCACCGTCTGAGGGAGGCTGTGTGATGTTCAGGGTACCGGGTTGTATATCCGGCGTTCCCCTGCCCCTCCAGCCGGGTGGAACTTTCCCTTGTCCGGGAGTTCCTTCCAGGGATGGGTTTTTCAATAAAATATCCTGTGCGGTAAGGGGATGCAAGGCACTTAATAAGTATACCAGTACTGCTGCAACGTACTTCCATACACCAGTCCATTGTTGCAGGCATTTATACAGCAGTGATTTCATGACAACGGCTTTATTTTTTGAGGGACAATTGACGGATGATCTGTGCCGGAAAAAAACGGGGATCATCCGTCAATATAAGCTAATGGTTCTCCGCCAGCACCGGACTTTCCTCGAAACAACGGTTAATAATAGTCAACACGCGCGTCAGGTCTTCAGCGGTTAAGTTAGAGCCACTTGGCAAACACAGACCGTTATTGAACAGTTCTTCAGACACGCCATTCACATATGCAGGTGCATCGGCAAAGACCGGCTGCAGGTGCATCGGTTTCCATAAAGGTCTTGATTCAATATTTTCTTTCTCCAGCGCCAGCCTGATAGTTTCCCTTGTTATACCATTGGTAACATTAGGATCAATGAGCAGGGTGGTAAGCCAGCGATTGCTGTGGCAATTGTCGGGCTCCGGCTGAAAAGATATCCCTGGCAGGTGTGAGAGGTGTTTGCGATAGAAGTCGAAATTAGCTCTCCGTTGATCTACGCGCTCGTCCAGCACCAGCATCTGGCCACAGCCAATGGCTGCACAGATATTGCTGAGGCGATAGTTATAGCCGATATGGCTGTGCTGGTAGTGAGGCGCTGTATCCCTTGCCTGTGTGGCAAGGAAGCGAGCCTGTTGTATCAGTTTGGGATCATTGCCCAGCAAAGCTCCGCCGCCACTGGTGGTAATGATCTTGTTTCCGTTGAAACTCAGCACACCCATCTGACCAATATTCCCGCACGCTTTTTTGTTGTACAGAGATCCCAGCGCCTCGGCTGCATCTTCAATAACAGGTATGCCGAATTTTGCTGCCACTGCCATGATCTCCTTCATCTTCGCGGGCATGCCATACAAGTGAACCGGAATGATCGCTTTCGGCTTCTTCCCTACCATGATCCGTTCGTTGATAGCCACTTCCAGTAATGCGGGGTCCATATTCCAGGTGTCTCTTTCACTATCCACGAAAACAGGCGTTGCGCCCAGGTAAGCGATAGGGTTGGCAGAAGCGGAAAAGGTCATGCTCTGGCAGATCACTTCATCGCCCGGCTGCACGCCAGCCAGGATCAGTGCCAGGTGCAGCGCAGCAGTTCCGGAAGATAACGCTGCCGCATATCCGCTGCCCGTATAGGCTGCCAGTGCTTCTTCGAAAGCATCTACGTGTGCTCCCAACGGAGCAATCCAGTTACTGTCGAACGCAGCTTTGATCAGATCGAATTCTGCGTTTCCCATATGCGGAGACGACAACCACATTTTGTTATTCATTATAATCAGTTTAATTGTTGAGAGACTATTTTTTCGCGGGCCGGATTTCCCATCACCACGCAATGATCCGGCACATTCTTCGTCACCACTGAGCCGGCACCTATTACGGCCCACCTGCCGATGCAGACACCCGGCACAATCACAGCGCCGGCGCCTATATGCGTGCCTTCTCCTATGCTTACGTTACCACACAGGGCTGCATTCGGAGAAACGTGTACGAAATCCTCCAGTATGCAGTCGTGATCAATGGAGGCATTGGTATTCACGATACAGTGCCGGCCGATCTTCACATCTGCGTTGATAGTGGCGCCAGCCATCACTACCGTACCTTCGTCGACCATCGCTGTGGGCGACAAATTGGCCTTTTCGTGTATGGCCACGCCGAAGCGTGTATGCAGGCGCTCCGCAACTTTTTTCCGGATAGCATTATTGCCGATGGAGATGATCATACCGGAAGTGATCTGCTCTCCTGAACCAGCAAGAGGGGTAACAGGATACTTCCAGAGCTGCTTCACGGCGGGGTTATCATCAAATACCCCTTGTACTGCAATTCGTTTCGACTGCAATATTTCTATGATTACTTTGGCGTGTCCGCCTGCTCCGATCAAATACATAATTTTATGTTTTTAACCATTCTGTCCGTTTCCCATGAAACGCTCCATGGTAGCAGACCCTACTGAATTAATACCTTCTGATGTAATAACTTTCTGCATGGTCTTCCATACAATCTTTATATCGAGTGCCAGGCTGGCATTATCTACATACCAAACATCGTAAGCAAATTTCTGCGACCAGCTGATGGCATTCCGGCCATTCACCTGCGCCCAGCCTGTAATGCCGGGGCGCATTTCATGGCGCCTGCGTTGCTCTTCATTATATAGCGGCAGATAATCGACCAGCAACGGACGGGGGCCTATCAGGCTCATATCTCCTTTCACGACGTTGATCAGCTGAGGAATTTCATCGAGCGATGTTTTGCGGACGAACTTTCCTACCGGCGTGAGCCTTACTTCATCCGAAAGCAGCTGCCCTGCTGCATCTCTGCGATCGTTCATGGTTTTGAATTTGATGACGCGGAAAATGCGGCCATCCTTCCCCGGCCTTGGCTGCAGGAAGAATGGTTTGCCATTGTTGGCAATAGCCAGCAATACTATTAACAGCAGCAGCACCGGCGATAAAAGCAGCAGCGCTACCAGGGCTACCGTTACATCTACCAGCGGTTTAAATATGTTCCTGTACCAATGCATCTTTTACTGGTATTTCTTTAGTGATCTTCTTTCCGATAAAATTCAGATACCGGAGCGCCAACACCTGCCGATCGAAATTCTGTTTGGCATAACGGAAACCATTCTCCCCTTCCTGCTGTAACCGTGCAGGATTGCGGAGATATTCCCGGATCACGGTATTATATGCCTCTGCATTTTCAGGTTCTACAAAACAGCCTGCTTCAGCGGTTTCCACCAGTTCTCTCGATACCCCATCGATCGCCATCAGAATAGGTTTCTTGCAGGCCATGTAGTCGAAAGTTTTGTTGGAGTACACTGTTTTGAACGTATCCACTTTCTTGAGTACGGAAGCGCCCATATCAGAAGCCAGGATATACCGGAATACTTCCTGCTTGGGTACCGCATCCAGGAAACGCACATTCTTCACCTGCCTGTCAACAGCCAGTTGTTGCAGGCGTGCTTTTTCCATTCCCTGTCCTATCAGCTGAAATAATACAGGTGTATCCTCCAGTGCCTTCCCCGCATCCAGCAGCTGCTCCAGGTGATTGGCCACGCCATGTGCACCTACATAGGTGATGACAAAACGGCCATCGAGCTGATGCTGTTTGCGGAAGGCTTCACGATCGAACGATTGCAGCAGGTGATCCGATAAAGAAAAGTCTGCTGCATTGGGAATGAAAATGAGCTTATCTACCGGCACCTTCTTTTTATCTCTCAGCGTATTGTAGAAAGCAGGCGTCAGCACGTTAATGAGCGCGGCTTTGCGATAGATGAAATTTTCCACCCAATAAGCCAGCTTAATCACGAGTTTATTTTTTAATACCCCTGTATCGATAGCCGATTCGGGCCACAGATCCCGCACTTCAAACACCAGCGGCATGCGTTTCAGGCGCGACAGTAAATAGCCTGAAAAGCCTACGAATAAAGGCGGCGATGTAACAATCACTACGTCGAAACTGCCCTTCACCTTGAATAAACCAGCCCAAAGCGATGAGAACATAAATGAGAAATACCCCCAGAGCCTGCCGAGGAAATTTTTGTTATAAGATTCCGATACATGACAACGCCATACGGTGACGTTGCCCTGCTGTTTTTTTACAAAGTGTTTTCCTTTATACTCCGGCCTTTTCTCGGCACCATTGTAGTGCATCATTCCTCCGAGCACAGTTACTTCCGCGCCCTGCTCCGTCCAGGTTTTTGTGATTTCGTTCCATCTTGAACCTCCCGGATCATCTTCTTCCAGGAAGTACTGGTGAATCAGTAGAATTTTCATAGCTAAATCAAATTATAATCTCCGTAATGATAGTATCAGCGTCCGAAGCAAATACAACAGTGGCATTCTCTTCTTTTACACCATACAGGGAAGAATACATCCCTGGCTGAAAATGTGGTTGTAAGATGGCGCCCTTGCTGTCTTCCGCTTTCAACGTCAGCTTTTCGGCAGAAGGCATGTGCCATAGCTGGCGCATATCCAGGTAGGGAGGTTTGTGCAGTATATGATCTTTCACCACCCAAACCGGCTGTTGCTTGTTCTTGCGCACCTGGCGTATGTGTACAATGTCAGCGCCTACATGCTGAAATACACTGACAGCGCCTTCCCATATATATTCTTCTGCTGTTTCGTATAGCTTTGCCCGTGAGCACTGCGACCAGTTATACCAGATAAAGCGCGGGCCTTTCAGCATCTGATCGTAGTTACCCAGCATCACCGTATTATGTGAAGCTGTGCCCATAAAGTAGCGCAGCGTTTCTTCGTCGGTATTGTATTTATAGCTTCCTGCATCCATGAGCAGGTTTTCGTTATGATGCCAGATATCGAGGTGCAGGTTATCCGCCTGAGAGGGCCTGTCTTTATGGCTTCCGCAGCGAAGCATCGTCAGCGTATCTTTCTCTCTGCAGATATAATAACCTCCTTCCGGAAAAGCATATATCGCTTTGTTCTCCTCCAGCACTTTCGTTTTAAATTCGAACGGGGA
The genomic region above belongs to Chitinophaga sp. 180180018-3 and contains:
- a CDS encoding gliding motility-associated C-terminal domain-containing protein, yielding MKSLLYKCLQQWTGVWKYVAAVLVYLLSALHPLTAQDILLKNPSLEGTPGQGKVPPGWRGRGTPDIQPGTLNITQPPSDGATYVGLHSGPNWLESISQEVPLKAGKTYTVAMDLAYAPTYAFLACYASMTIYGGNTPSDTAERLWSTGDFYHTNWARYSFVFRPTRDYKFITFMADPWKPCDKSIYGSALLIDNISGALLETPELAVTVKNTCKGESRGEASVTVNGVTQPYTVQWSPGGETTEHITGLAAGNYEVTVKLPNGTSATKQATVGAWEVKSKVTVTPSACYGQNNNTIELATDGGTAPYRYYFNGSKNAVYTPSFTKLTPGDYSVLVKDEEGCAEPIDHITITEPAPLEITGVRTKDVSCSSTMDGKIRLEIAGGTPPYAFSLDNNGWQADSSWGGLDAGSFHFRVKDAHECPAEGSAVINRNIRECAVFVPTAFTPNNDGQNDLFHAKVHDDVREFRLEVYTRWGQTVFSTTNPEGAWNGDFRGSQLPAGAYVWVLTYIDSKQQARKQTGTVMLIR
- a CDS encoding glycosyltransferase family 4 protein, whose protein sequence is MKILLIHQYFLEEDDPGGSRWNEITKTWTEQGAEVTVLGGMMHYNGAEKRPEYKGKHFVKKQQGNVTVWRCHVSESYNKNFLGRLWGYFSFMFSSLWAGLFKVKGSFDVVIVTSPPLFVGFSGYLLSRLKRMPLVFEVRDLWPESAIDTGVLKNKLVIKLAYWVENFIYRKAALINVLTPAFYNTLRDKKKVPVDKLIFIPNAADFSLSDHLLQSFDREAFRKQHQLDGRFVITYVGAHGVANHLEQLLDAGKALEDTPVLFQLIGQGMEKARLQQLAVDRQVKNVRFLDAVPKQEVFRYILASDMGASVLKKVDTFKTVYSNKTFDYMACKKPILMAIDGVSRELVETAEAGCFVEPENAEAYNTVIREYLRNPARLQQEGENGFRYAKQNFDRQVLALRYLNFIGKKITKEIPVKDALVQEHI
- a CDS encoding sugar transferase; this translates as MHWYRNIFKPLVDVTVALVALLLLSPVLLLLIVLLAIANNGKPFFLQPRPGKDGRIFRVIKFKTMNDRRDAAGQLLSDEVRLTPVGKFVRKTSLDEIPQLINVVKGDMSLIGPRPLLVDYLPLYNEEQRRRHEMRPGITGWAQVNGRNAISWSQKFAYDVWYVDNASLALDIKIVWKTMQKVITSEGINSVGSATMERFMGNGQNG
- a CDS encoding acetyltransferase, with amino-acid sequence MYLIGAGGHAKVIIEILQSKRIAVQGVFDDNPAVKQLWKYPVTPLAGSGEQITSGMIISIGNNAIRKKVAERLHTRFGVAIHEKANLSPTAMVDEGTVVMAGATINADVKIGRHCIVNTNASIDHDCILEDFVHVSPNAALCGNVSIGEGTHIGAGAVIVPGVCIGRWAVIGAGSVVTKNVPDHCVVMGNPAREKIVSQQLN
- a CDS encoding aminotransferase class I/II-fold pyridoxal phosphate-dependent enzyme; this translates as MNNKMWLSSPHMGNAEFDLIKAAFDSNWIAPLGAHVDAFEEALAAYTGSGYAAALSSGTAALHLALILAGVQPGDEVICQSMTFSASANPIAYLGATPVFVDSERDTWNMDPALLEVAINERIMVGKKPKAIIPVHLYGMPAKMKEIMAVAAKFGIPVIEDAAEALGSLYNKKACGNIGQMGVLSFNGNKIITTSGGGALLGNDPKLIQQARFLATQARDTAPHYQHSHIGYNYRLSNICAAIGCGQMLVLDERVDQRRANFDFYRKHLSHLPGISFQPEPDNCHSNRWLTTLLIDPNVTNGITRETIRLALEKENIESRPLWKPMHLQPVFADAPAYVNGVSEELFNNGLCLPSGSNLTAEDLTRVLTIINRCFEESPVLAENH
- a CDS encoding CpsB/CapC family capsule biosynthesis tyrosine phosphatase: MFFFRKRNKNGELPAELLSFLHTDIHSHLLPAIDDGVRDTDTSVNFISRLQHMGVRKIVTTPHIIMDRYPNSAATMAQPYEAVSVALQSNNISIPFHHAAEYYLDEQFVPLLQQPLLTVSGNKVLVEISFVAAPPQLHGWLFDIQAAGYQPIMAHPERYPYYHADIDQYRQLKQLGCQLQVNLLSLTGYYGKQVQLAAEKLLAAGLIDYAGTDLHHERHLQAIAGIASQHKLRKTLEAYPFLNYTL
- a CDS encoding GAF domain-containing protein, with product MAEDLHIIKGDKAIQYQSLIPQIKGLLDGEPDLVANMANVAAALKEQFGWLWVGFYIVKGEELVLGPFQGPVACTRIRKGRGVCGTSWAQAATLIVPDVATFPGHIACSSLSQSEIVVPLIYNSEVKAILDVDSEHLAHFDATDQQYLEQIVALIVL
- the idi gene encoding isopentenyl-diphosphate Delta-isomerase gives rise to the protein MKSPDIILVNEQDEAIGTMEKMEAHEKGLLHRAFSVFIINDAGEILLQRRALEKYHSPGLWTNACCSHPYPDETTEAAAHRRLGEELGFDCPLHEIFSFTYRTEFDNGLTEHEFDHVLLGTYNGDIYPNPSEVCDYHFLKTDRILDLMRREPASFTFWFHQALPLVLQHLKTGTNATEV